The sequence below is a genomic window from Paracoccus sp. MA.
GCGCGGATGTCTATTGGCCGGATGCCGGGCTGGAACTGGGCGCGACCTATTTCCAGAACCGGGTCGAGGACAAGATCGCCTGGGGCCTGCGCGAGGACGGCAGCTATGGCTATTACATGGCCGGCCGCACGCGCGAGAAAGGCATCGAGCTGTCCTGGCAGGCCGAAATCCTGCAAGACCTGCTGATCCAGCACAACCACACCTGGGTTCTGTCCCATAATGACGAAACCGGCCAGTGGCGCGGCCAGCCCAAGAACTCCGGTGCGCTGACCGTCAGCTATCGCCCCGGCGGCTGGTCGGTGGGCGCGCGCCTGCGCTATGCCAGCCGCAACGGCCTGGGCGCGGTCAGCGGCTATGGGCAGGAGATTGGCGGCTATGGCGTGACCGACCTGCTGGCCAGCTATCGTCTGGATGAGCGGGCCGAACTCTATGGCCGGATCGAGAACGTCTTCGACAAGCAATACCAGACCAGCTGGGGTTACAACACCAACGACCGCAGCTTGTTCGCCGGCATCCGCCTGAGCCTGCAGGGGAACTGACATGACGAAGCTGACCATGGAAACGACCGTGAATGCCGAAGGGCGCGCGACGGAACATCGCTGGCCCGCACCGCTGGATCAGGACTGGCTGCAAGACTTCCTGACCGACATCTTCGACAATCATTGGCAGGGGCTCTCTTTCGGTCCCATCGTCGAGGGGGCCGCCTATGAATTGCGGCCACCGTCCAAGCCGCAGCGCATTTCGCTGCATGACGGCTATCTGACGGTGTTCTACGGGCTTCAGGGGCATTTTCATCTGTGCATCGGCCGCAACGAAGGCGCCGTGAAGCAGGGCGGCGAGGCGCTGGTCGCCCATCGTCGTCCGGGCAAGGCCGAGTTCTTCCGCAGCCTCGATCCCGACGGGCATCCCCGCTCGTGGGGATTCCGCATGGATAACGGCAAGGGCGAGCAGATGCTGAGCCTCTTCTTTCCCAACCCTTTCATCACCGCCGACGACCAGCTGGCCGACCAGCCGGGCTGGGAACGGCTGGCGACATGGGACCACGTTCGCCGCACCTATATCGGCATCGAGGACGGCGCAGCGGACCGGATGAGCAAGGGCTACAGGGGATGAAACCCATCGTCGCGCTGGCGGCGGGCCTTGCGGCCCTACTGTCGCTCGGGATCGCCGCGGCACATGTGGGGGCGGGGGGCGGGCAATCCCTGCCCCCTGCGACACCTGCCGCGAAACCGCGCGTCGCCTCGACGGCGCTATGCGGGGATATGTGGGTGCTGGCGCTGGCCGATCGCGACCAGATCCTCAGCCTGTCGCGGGATGCGGCGGGCCCGTCCTCCCCCTATGCCGGAGAGGCGGCCGGTCTGCCCCGGAACCGCGGCAGCCTGGAGGAGCTGATCGCGGGCGATGCCGGCCTGGTGGTGACGGGCCAGGGCAGCTCGACCCAGATGCGCAGGGTTCTGGGGCGTTTCGGGATCGCCGAGCTCGATCTCGGGGCGACTTCGGACCTGCAGGAACTGGCGGACAAGATCCCGCAGGTCGGAAAGCGGCTGGGTCAGCCCGAGCGCGGCAAGGCGCTGCGCGCGGCGTTCCTGCACGACATCGCGGCCGCCGCCGACCCCGGCGGGGTCGGGCCAGTGGTGGCCTATTATCGCCCGGACGGCGGCGGCGCGGGCGCGGGCACCATCGTGGATGCGGCGCTTTCCGCCGCCGGATACCGGAACATGCAGCGCAGGACCGGTCCCGCAGGCTGGGGCGGCATCCCACTTGAGCAGATCGTGATGACCCCGCCCGGGGCTTTCGTGGTTTCCTATTTCGACACGCAACCGCCGGCGCGAAACGCCGGGCTGGGGCGCAATCCCGTCCTGCGGCGGGCTGCCGAACAGGGCGTGGTCCTGCCGGTCCCGGGCAAGCTCTGGCCCTGCGACCACCCGGTGATCTCGCAAGCCGTCACGCTTCTCGCCGGCGAGCGGCTCCGGCTGGAGGGCGCGTTCCGATGATCCGCCCGGTTCCGCAGCTGGCGCTGAATATGGCGCTGCTTCTGACCTGCTGCGTGCTGGTCGTCATCTCGCTTGTCCTTGGCTATACGCCCATCCCGGCGGGCGAGGTGCTGCGGGGCCTTGCCGGTCTGGCAGACCCCAAAACCGTGACCATCGTGAAGGATCTGCGCCTGCCCCGCACCGCGCTGGCGCTGCTGATCGGCGGATCCTTGGGACTGTCGGGCGCCGCGTTGCAGGGGTTGCTGCAAAACCCCCTGGCCGAGCCGGGGGTGGTGGGCGTCAGCTCGGCTGCGGCCTTCGGCGCGGTTCTGGTCATCTATTTCGGGCTGGCCGCGACCAGTTCATGGACCCTGCCGCTGTCCGGGATGGCCGGGGCACTGGCGGCGACGACGATCCTGTGGGCTCTGGCCGTGCGTGGCGCTGCCAAGCTGACCTTGCTGCTGACCGGGGTGGCGATAGGCGGGCTGTCGATCGCGCTGATCTCGCTGGTGATGAACCTGTCCAGCAACCCCTGGGCCATCAGCGAGATCGCCTTCTGGCTGATGGGATCGCTGAAGGACAGGACGCTTTCCGACCTGGGGCTGGCCGCGCCCTTCATCCTGATCGGCTGCGCGATGCTGATTGCCTCGGGCGGGGGACTCGAGGCGCTGACCCTGGGCGAGGATACCGCCCGCTCGCTGGGAACGCCGGTGAACCGGGTCAGGATGCAGGTGGTGCTGGGCACCAGCCTGTGCGTCGGCGCCGGGGTGTCGGTCGCGGGGGCGGTGGGCTTCGTCGGGCTGATCGTGCCGCATCTGCTGCGCGCTTTCACGGATCACGCCCCGGCAAGGCTGCTTCTGCCCTCGGCGCTGGGTGGGGCGGCGCTGCTGCTGATGGCCGATATCGCGATCCGGCTGATCGCCGTCGGGCCGGAATTGCAGCTTGGCGTCGTCACCTCGCTGATCGGTGCCCCCTTCTTCTTTACGCTGATCTTTCGTTTGCAAGGAGAGCAGGCATGATCCCGCTGCACCTGAAAGGGGTGGGCGTTTCGCTGCGGGGGCGGGAAATCCTGCGCGACATCACCCTTGCCGTTCAGCCGGGCGGCATCACGGCGCTGGTCGGGCCGAACGGTGCCGGAAAATCGACGCTTCTGCGGGCGAGCCTTGGACTTGTTCCCCTGAGTTCGGGCGAGATCCTGCTTCAGGGCCGCAACCTGACCGCCGTGCCGCTGCGGGAAAGGGCGCGGCTGCTGGCCTATCTGGCGCAGGGCCACCACGCGATCTGGCCGATCCGCGTCCGCCGGCTGGTCGGGCTTGGCCGTCTGCCCTATCGAGGCTGGTCCAGACGGGCGGCGGCCATGGAGGATGCGCTTGTCGAGGCCGCCATGGCCCGATGCGGCGTGATGGGTCTTGCAGACCGGACCGTCGACACCCTTTCGGGGGGCGAAAAGGCGCGGGTCATGCTGGCCCGCGCCCTTGCCGTCGGCGCCGAGGTGCTGCTGGTGGACGAACCCATCGCCGCGCTGGACCCCCGCCACCAGCTTGAGGTCATGGCCCAGCTTCGCATGATCGCACGGGGCGGAACCGCGGTGGTCTGCGTGCTGCACGACCTGCAAATGGCGGCAAGGTTCTGCGACCGGGTCGCGGTCCTCGCGCAGGGCAGGATCGTGGTCGCCGGCCCGCCTGAAACCGCGCTTTCCCCCGATGTGTTGCGCCCGACCTACGGGATCGAAACGGTGAAGATCCCGATCCGCGGCCAGCAGCTTCCGGTCGCATGGGAGGTGACCGCCTAGGCGGCACGGAAAACCACCGCCCGCGAAGGTCCAGGGGCAACGCGGGCAGGCCGCGGGCGTTGAGCGGCCCGCGCTTCCGGATCAGCTTCCAGAACTGCGTGCATTGCAAGACCTGCGACATCAAGGACCCATCCCAAAAACATCAACCGGACCGCGCCCCCAGGGCGGCGATGGGCCGAACGACCCGAATATTTGACAAGGGAAACTTGTCGATCGCCAATCCTTCTTGGCGGTCTGATCGCCGAGGATCGGGAATAATCCTGCCAGTTTCTTGAGGCAAATCCTTGCCCGGCAGCAGGAGGCAGGCATGCAGGACTGTAAGCGCAACTTGATCGGCGGCGAATGGGTCTCGCCGCAGGCCTTCAGCGAGAACCGCAACCCGGCCGATCCAGACGAGCTGATCGGCCTCTATGCCCGCGCCGAAGCCGGTGACGTGGCCCGCGCCGTCGAGGCGGCGAAGACCGCCCAGCCGGCATGGGCTGCCGCCTCGCCGCAATTGCGCTCGGACGTGCTGCGCCGGGCGGGAGACATGCTGCTCGCCCGCAATAATGAGATGGGTCGGCTGCTGGCGCGGGAGGAAGGCAAGACGCTTGCCGAGGCCAAAGGGGAGGCCCTGCGCGCCGCGCAGCTGTTTCACTTCTTCTCGGGCGAGGCGGTGCGCAATCCGGGCGAAAAGTTGACCTCGATCCGCGACGGTGTCGAGGTCGACGTGATGCGCGAGCCCCTGGGCGTCGTGGGTCTCATCACGCCCTGGAACTTCCCGATCGCCATCCCCGCCTGGAAGACCGCCCCGGCCCTGGCGGCAGGCAACGCGGTGGTGTTGAAACCGGCCGACCTGACGCCGGGCTGCGCGCATCTGCTGGCCGAGATCTTGGTCGAGGCGGGATGTCCGGGGGGCGTGTTCAACCTGGTGATGGGCAGCGGTTCGGTCATC
It includes:
- a CDS encoding ABC transporter substrate-binding protein, encoding MKPIVALAAGLAALLSLGIAAAHVGAGGGQSLPPATPAAKPRVASTALCGDMWVLALADRDQILSLSRDAAGPSSPYAGEAAGLPRNRGSLEELIAGDAGLVVTGQGSSTQMRRVLGRFGIAELDLGATSDLQELADKIPQVGKRLGQPERGKALRAAFLHDIAAAADPGGVGPVVAYYRPDGGGAGAGTIVDAALSAAGYRNMQRRTGPAGWGGIPLEQIVMTPPGAFVVSYFDTQPPARNAGLGRNPVLRRAAEQGVVLPVPGKLWPCDHPVISQAVTLLAGERLRLEGAFR
- a CDS encoding iron ABC transporter permease produces the protein MIRPVPQLALNMALLLTCCVLVVISLVLGYTPIPAGEVLRGLAGLADPKTVTIVKDLRLPRTALALLIGGSLGLSGAALQGLLQNPLAEPGVVGVSSAAAFGAVLVIYFGLAATSSWTLPLSGMAGALAATTILWALAVRGAAKLTLLLTGVAIGGLSIALISLVMNLSSNPWAISEIAFWLMGSLKDRTLSDLGLAAPFILIGCAMLIASGGGLEALTLGEDTARSLGTPVNRVRMQVVLGTSLCVGAGVSVAGAVGFVGLIVPHLLRAFTDHAPARLLLPSALGGAALLLMADIAIRLIAVGPELQLGVVTSLIGAPFFFTLIFRLQGEQA
- a CDS encoding ABC transporter ATP-binding protein; translated protein: MIPLHLKGVGVSLRGREILRDITLAVQPGGITALVGPNGAGKSTLLRASLGLVPLSSGEILLQGRNLTAVPLRERARLLAYLAQGHHAIWPIRVRRLVGLGRLPYRGWSRRAAAMEDALVEAAMARCGVMGLADRTVDTLSGGEKARVMLARALAVGAEVLLVDEPIAALDPRHQLEVMAQLRMIARGGTAVVCVLHDLQMAARFCDRVAVLAQGRIVVAGPPETALSPDVLRPTYGIETVKIPIRGQQLPVAWEVTA